The window CGGACATGCCTCCCCGCGCACGTGTCGCGTGCCCGGTCCGCCTCCGTCGCACCGGCCCGTCGGCACGCCACGAGGAGCAGCGTGCCCGCTCCCGCCTACTCCCCGGGAGGTACGCGTACTGCCGCCGGCCGCACGACGACTCGGAGCCCCTTGCGGAGGGAGCCTCTTGGCATCACCCGAAGACCGACGCCGACGAGGGAGACGACCGACATGCAGACCCTGGCCGACTGGGACGGCGGACCCGGCCCCTGGATCCTGTTCTTCCCGCTGATCTGGGCGGCCGTCGTGCTCGGCGCCGTCAGCTTCCTGCGCCGCACCGGCCTGCGCGGCCGCGGCGGACCCTGGCGCACGCCGGACGGCGGACGCCCGGCGGGCGACTCGCCGCTCGCCGTCCTGGGCCGCCGCTTCGCCGCCGGAGAGATCGACGAGGAGGAGTACTGGCGCCGCCTCTCCGTCCTGGAGGAGCACTTCGGCCGCATCGGCAAGGGCGGTGCGGCATGACCACCACGACCGCACCGCGCGCCGCGGCCCGCGTGACCGACGCCGTGAAGGTGTACGGCGCCGGTGGCACCGCCGTACACGCCCTGGACGGCGTGGACGTGGCTTTCCCCGCAGGACGCTTCACGGCGATCATGGGCCCCTCGGGCTCCGGCAAGTCCACGCTCATGCACTGCGCGGCCGGCCTCGACACGCTCACCTCCGGGACCGCCCACATCGGCGACACCGAGCTCGGCGCGCTCGACGACCGCCGCCTGACCCTGCTGCGCCGCGACCGCATCGGCTTCGTCTTCCAGGCGTTCAACCTGGTGCCCACGCTGACCGTCGCGGAGAACATCACGCTGCCGCTGGACCTGGCCGGCCGGACCGGCGACCACGAGTGGATCGACGCGCTCGTCGACGTCGTCGGACTGCGCGACCGGCTGCACCACCGCCCCGCCGAGCTCTCCGGCGGTCAGCAGCAACGCGTCGCCGTGGCACGGGCGTTCGCCGGCCGGCCGGACGTCGTCTTCGCCGACGAGCCGACCGGCAACCTCGACTCCCGTTCCGGCGCGGAGGTGCTCGGCCTCCTCGGCCGGGCCGTACGGCACATGGACCGCACGGTCGTCATGGTCACCCACGACCCGGTGGCCGCCGCCCACGCCGACGAGGTGCTCTTCCTCGCCGACGGACGGCTCGTCGACCGGATGGAGTCCCCGACCGCGGACAGGGTCCTGGACCGCATGAAGGCCTTCGAGGTGCGGACATGAGCACGACGCTGCGGCTCGCCCTCACCTCCCTGCGCGCGCACCGGCGTCGCTTCGCGGGCACGTTCCTCGCCGTGTTCCTCGGTGTCGCCTTCCTGACCGGCACCCTCGTCATGGGCGACACACTGCGCGCGAGCTTCGGCAGCATGTTCGGCGAGGCCACCAGCGGCACCGACGCCGTGGTGCGCGGCGCCGACGCCATCACCACGCCCGGCGAGGCCCAGGGGGTCCGGCGGCCGGTTCCCGCCTCCCTGGCCGAGACGATCGAGCGCGTCCCCGGTGTGGCGGCCGCCGCCCCGGACATCCAGGGCGCGGGCCAACTCGTCGGCTCCGACGGGAAACCCGTCGGCGGTCAGGGCCCGCCCACCCTCGCCGGCAACTGGATCACCGACGCCGGACTGAACCCGTACCGGATCGCCGAGGGCCGTGCCCCGGCGAGGTCCGGTGAGGTCGTGGTGAACCGGGGCGCCGCGAAGAAGGGCGGCCTGAAGGTCGGTGACACCACCACCCTGCGCACCCCGGACCCGGTGCGGGTGACCATCGTCGGCCTCGCCACCTTCGGCGGGCAGGACGGCATGGCACAGGTGACCTTCACCGGCATGACCACCGCCGACGCCGGGAAATACCTCACAGCGCGCCCCGGACAGGCGGCGAGCATCGCGGTGCGGGCCGGGCCCGGAGTCGGCCAGCGGCAACTGGTCGACCGGCTGACTCCCGTCCTGCCCGCGGGTGTCGAGGCCATCACGGGTCAGCAGTCGGCCCGGGAGAACACCGACATGATCTCCAGCCAGTTCCTGACCGTCTTCACGACCTTCCTGCTGGTCTTCTCCGGCGTCGCCCTGCTCGTCGCCACCTTCTCCATCCACAACACGTTCGCGATCGTGGTCGCCCAACGCACCCGAGAGAACGCCCTGTTGCGCGCACTCGGCGCCGCGCGCCGCCAGGTCACCACCTCGGCCCTCGCCGAGGCCGCCGTGGTCGCGTTCGCCGCGTCCCTCACCGGTCTCGCCGGCGGCGTCGGCATCGCCGCCGGTCTGCAGGCCCTGTTTCCCGCGATCGGATTCCCCTTCCCCGACGGCGACCTGGTCGTCAAGACGCTC of the Streptomyces sp. 1222.5 genome contains:
- a CDS encoding ABC transporter ATP-binding protein, translating into MTTTTAPRAAARVTDAVKVYGAGGTAVHALDGVDVAFPAGRFTAIMGPSGSGKSTLMHCAAGLDTLTSGTAHIGDTELGALDDRRLTLLRRDRIGFVFQAFNLVPTLTVAENITLPLDLAGRTGDHEWIDALVDVVGLRDRLHHRPAELSGGQQQRVAVARAFAGRPDVVFADEPTGNLDSRSGAEVLGLLGRAVRHMDRTVVMVTHDPVAAAHADEVLFLADGRLVDRMESPTADRVLDRMKAFEVRT
- a CDS encoding SHOCT domain-containing protein, with translation MQTLADWDGGPGPWILFFPLIWAAVVLGAVSFLRRTGLRGRGGPWRTPDGGRPAGDSPLAVLGRRFAAGEIDEEEYWRRLSVLEEHFGRIGKGGAA